The Portunus trituberculatus isolate SZX2019 chromosome 19, ASM1759143v1, whole genome shotgun sequence genome contains a region encoding:
- the LOC123506129 gene encoding CCR4-NOT transcription complex subunit 10-A-like: protein MAESKNGGEECPESPTTTETSSNSDATDTEREWAQAAQTQFTKGNYVAALTLLSYLHGTRPKDPKVLMNKAVVEYYKSDLKKTESFRKQLADICTQCGIKIDAVGTGDEVERSVIRFNHCVVLYHLHQYCAALALLEKMYTGLESLEESVGIGVCLLMAECHLGTYHPERALTIITHTETTFLPQPLPHTPSHKQPPPQEKENKSPEKISVSGGTGSSSSSSSSSSSSSSSSSTTSTATDEIRCSATQEQLRGKLQQLRVRALLMMRALRVAKKELKTIVTHAVTAGNSLNVTLISLKSQLEYLKGNFRKAIKVLNQCAAIPPPSPSYGPSLGVMYYNNLGVIHLGMGKPTVACLYLQKALQETQNGEESNSSAHSEVLSHQPLYQLSSNVQPELYYNLGVTLLHMNKPDKAFDFLLEVLQVHPMNPRLWLRLAECCITVHKLGLKEDQSSKRSIIQGTVGVGMHRKICLTTRITDHNKKKSEMDSESDAAFPEPTLEFARLCLRNALTILPENVSTTSLTDEQEVSGVMPELYPAGPSSPLRGAEVVSLRVSALACSAYVGLCLSDFSAALRHAELLLVAHPKIPDVYKLLGHLYAGEALISLGKVTEAIQHLDPRVVGEVSLSPPAQEASNSFPAFTPSQGWLNTTATTAMQVMRYNLSVAYALRGEWEKANNLLKEVWTESNGNMPAQVIMLAMYINLQMGHVDIMKNIVKNNILLT, encoded by the exons ATGGCAGAGAGCAAGAATGGGGGGGAGGAGTGCCCAGAATCTCCCACCACAACAGAAACTTCCAGCAATTCAGATGCAACAGACACAGAACGGGAATGGGCACAGGCAGCACAGACACAGTTCACTAAGGGAAACTATGTGGCTGCCCTCACACTACTCTCTTACCTCCACGGCACTAGACCAAAGGATCCAAAG GTCCTGATGAACAAGGCTGTTGTAGAATACTATAAGAGTGACCTGAAGAAAACAGAATCATTTCGTAAACAACTGGCGGACATCTGTACACAA tGTGGGATCAAAATAGATGCAGTAGGTACAGGGGATGAGGTGGAACGGAGTGTGATCCGCTTCAATCATTGTGTGGTGTTGTATCACCTCCATCAGTACTGTGCTGCCCTTGCCCTCCTGGAGAAGATGTACACTGGCCTGGAGTCTTTGG AGGAGAGTGTTGGTATAGGTGTGTGTCTGCTGATGGCTGAGTGTCACCTGGGAACATATCATCCAGAGCGAGCCCTTACCATCATTACCCACACGGAGACCACCTTCTTGCCTCAGCCATTGCCTCATACACCTTCACATAAGCAACCTCCaccacaggaaaaggaaaacaa atcTCCAGAAAAAATTAGTGTATCTGGTGGGActggaagtagcagtagtagcagcagtagtagcagtagtagtagcagcagcagcagtaccacaAGCACAGCAACCGATGAAATTCGATGTAGTGCCACTCAGGAACAATTACGGGGGAAGCTTCAGCAGCTGCGTGTGCGGGCATTGCTCATGATGAGAGCTTTGAGGGTGGCCAAGAAGGAACTCAAAACAATAGTAACCCATGCAGTCACTGCTGGCAACTCTTTG AATGTGACCCTCATAAGTCTGAAGAGTCAGCTTGAATACTTGAAAGGCAACTTTCGGAAAGCTATCAAAGTTCTTAATCAGTGTGCAGCAATACCTCCTCCTAGTCC GTCATATGGCCCTAGTCTTGGTGTCATGTACTATAACAACCTGGGAGTTATTCACCTGGGCATGGGTAAGCCAACAGTAGCCTGCCTTTACTTGCAGAAGGCTCTCCAAGAAACTCAGAATGGAGAAGAATCAAATTCATCAGCACACTCAG AGGTGTTGTCACACCAACCACTGTATCAGTTGAGCAGCAATGTGCAGCCTGAGCTTTACTACAACCTAGGTGTGACATTGTTGCACATGAACAAACCTGACAAGGCCTTTGACTTCTTACTAGAGGTGCTGCAGGTGCATCCTATGAACCCACGGTTGTGGCTGCGGCTTGCTGAATGCTGCATCACCGTACACAAGCTG GGCTTGAAGGAAGACCAAAGCTCCAAGAGGTCCATTATTCAGGGGACAGTTGGTGTTGGGATGCATCGCAAGATCTGCCTCACTACACGCATCACCGACCATAAcaagaaaaa gaGCGAAATGGATTCCGAGTCAGATGCAGCCTTTCCAGAGCCCACGCTAGAGTTTGCGCGTCTGTGCCTCCGCAATGCCCTTACCATCCTTCCTGAGAAtgtctccaccacctcccttaCAGATGAGCAGGAAGTCTCAG GAGTGATGCCAGAGCTCTATCCTGCTGggccctcctctcctctgcgtGGTGCTGAGGTAGTGAGCCTGAGAGTGTCAGCATTGGCCTGCAGTGCCTATGTGGGTCTCTGCCTGTCAGACTTCTCTGCAGCCCTCCGCCATGCAGAACTCCTGCTGGTTGCTCATCCCAAAATACCAGATGTGTATAA ACTGCTGGGCCATCTCTATGCTGGGGAAGCCCTCATCTCCCTGGGGAAGGTAACTGAGGCTATACAACACCTGGATCCCAGGGTAGTAGGGGAGgtctccctctcaccaccagCTCAAGAAGCCTCCAACTCATTCCCAGCTTTCACTCCTTCCCAAG GGTGGCTCAACAcgactgccaccactgccatgcAGGTGATGCGGTATAACTTGAGTGTAGCATATGCCCTGCGTGGTGAGTGGGAGAAGGCAAATAACCTGCTGAAGGAG GTATGGACTGAAAGCAATGGAAATATGCCAGCACAGGTCATCATGCTGGCCATGTATATCAATCTGCAGATGG GTCATGTTGATATTATGAAGAACATTGTTAAGAATAACATATTATTAACATGA
- the LOC123506339 gene encoding JNK1/MAPK8-associated membrane protein-like isoform X1 — translation MVQPWTLLLLLGLALCSASHAYKEPKTFNYEQGVVKELSHCPGRYCGRTRLENGSWSACGACERGLRRDNRSACVECHDEPEFYDVLYLGFMGLLPLTFHLGCIDAAAKRRTFTYEVIALYGSAILEVGVAAVVTLLVTEPIGSFNIRSCKVRKLADWYPLLHNPNPNYEGKLHCTQEAVYPLYSMVFVFYTLCLMVMLIIRPVLSSKLMPNRGKSAIYSALYFLPALIVAHAIAAGLIYYSFPYMVIIMSVISNAAHFAFQLDQSMPGLLKGCVRDVRNLVILLGHWGLHAYGIIAITQLTEGVLHGSLCALVPLPALFYILTSRFTDPSNIG, via the exons ATGGTCCAGCCCTGGACCCTGCTGCTACTCCTTGGCCTGGCTCTGTGTTCCGCCTCTCACGCCTACAAGGAACCGAAAACCTTTAACTATGAGCAAG gTGTGGTAAAAGAACTCTCTCATTGTCCTGGGCGTTACTGTGGCCGCACCAGGCTAGAAAATGGATCCTGGTCGGCTTGTGGGGCATGTGAACGAGGCCTCCGACGTGACAATCGGAGTGCTTGTGTGGAATGCCATGATGAGCCAGAATTTTATGATGTTCTCTATCTTGGCTTTATGGGACTCCTTCCACTCACATTCCATCTGGGATGCATTGATGCTGCAGCGAAAAGAAGAAC gttTACCTATGAAGTCATAGCCTTGTATGGTTCAGCTATTTTAGAAGTGGGTGTAGCAGCAGTTGTGACACTTCTTGTGACAGAACCCATTGGCTCCTTCAACATCCGTTCCTGTAAAGTCAGGAAATTGGCAGATTGGTATCCACTTTTACATAACCCAAATCCCAATTATGAAGGAAAACTACATTGTACTCAGGAAGCTGTTTATCCATT GTATTCTATGGTCTTTGTGTTTTATACCTTGTGCCTGATGGTAATGCTAATAATTCGACCAGTGCTTTCCTCTAAACTGATGCCAAACCGAGGGAAGTCTGCCATCTACTCTGCTCTCTACTTCCTCCCAGCTCTTATTGTTGCTCATGCTATTGCTGCAGGACTTATTT aTTATTCTTTCCCATACATGGTCATCATTATGTCTGTGATATCCAATGCTGCTCACTTTGCATTTCAGCTTGATcag TCCATGCCTGGATTGTTGAAGGGTTGTGTACGAGATGTGAGAAATTTGGTGATCCTTTTGGGCCACTGGGGCCTACATGCCTATGGCATCATTGCAATCACTCAGCTGACAGAAGGTGTGTTACATGGTTCCCTGTGTGCCCTGGTACCACTGCCAGCATTATTCTATATCCTAACCTCACGATTCACTGATCCTTCTAACATTGGTTGA
- the LOC123506339 gene encoding JNK1/MAPK8-associated membrane protein-like isoform X2, whose amino-acid sequence MVQPWTLLLLLGLALCSASHAYKEPKTFNYEQGVVKELSHCPGRYCGRTRLENGSWSACGACERGLRRDNRSACVECHDEPEFYDVLYLGFMGLLPLTFHLGCIDAAAKRRTFTYEVIALYGSAILEVGVAAVVTLLVTEPIGSFNIRSCKVRKLADWYPLLHNPNPNYEGKLHCTQEAVYPLYSMVFVFYTLCLMVMLIIRPVLSSKLMPNRGKSAIYSALYFLPALIVAHAIAAGLIYYSFPYMVIIMSVISNAAHFAFQLDQSMPGLLKGCVRDVRNLVILLGHWGLHAYGIIAITQLTEGK is encoded by the exons ATGGTCCAGCCCTGGACCCTGCTGCTACTCCTTGGCCTGGCTCTGTGTTCCGCCTCTCACGCCTACAAGGAACCGAAAACCTTTAACTATGAGCAAG gTGTGGTAAAAGAACTCTCTCATTGTCCTGGGCGTTACTGTGGCCGCACCAGGCTAGAAAATGGATCCTGGTCGGCTTGTGGGGCATGTGAACGAGGCCTCCGACGTGACAATCGGAGTGCTTGTGTGGAATGCCATGATGAGCCAGAATTTTATGATGTTCTCTATCTTGGCTTTATGGGACTCCTTCCACTCACATTCCATCTGGGATGCATTGATGCTGCAGCGAAAAGAAGAAC gttTACCTATGAAGTCATAGCCTTGTATGGTTCAGCTATTTTAGAAGTGGGTGTAGCAGCAGTTGTGACACTTCTTGTGACAGAACCCATTGGCTCCTTCAACATCCGTTCCTGTAAAGTCAGGAAATTGGCAGATTGGTATCCACTTTTACATAACCCAAATCCCAATTATGAAGGAAAACTACATTGTACTCAGGAAGCTGTTTATCCATT GTATTCTATGGTCTTTGTGTTTTATACCTTGTGCCTGATGGTAATGCTAATAATTCGACCAGTGCTTTCCTCTAAACTGATGCCAAACCGAGGGAAGTCTGCCATCTACTCTGCTCTCTACTTCCTCCCAGCTCTTATTGTTGCTCATGCTATTGCTGCAGGACTTATTT aTTATTCTTTCCCATACATGGTCATCATTATGTCTGTGATATCCAATGCTGCTCACTTTGCATTTCAGCTTGATcag TCCATGCCTGGATTGTTGAAGGGTTGTGTACGAGATGTGAGAAATTTGGTGATCCTTTTGGGCCACTGGGGCCTACATGCCTATGGCATCATTGCAATCACTCAGCTGACAGAAG